A window from Plasmodium chabaudi chabaudi strain AS genome assembly, chromosome: 11 encodes these proteins:
- a CDS encoding suppressor of kinetochore protein 1, putative: MKNDKIKLVSFEGDEFIVDKYTASMSTVIFNILEVMTSEEDTIPLPNIKTQILKKIIEYMEYHIHNPPDEIPKPLITSNLQDVVSVWDYDFVNTDKETLYELIEASNYLDIKPLLDLTCGKIASMMKDKTTEEIRAEFDIVNDFTREEEMQIREENKWCGDI; this comes from the exons atgaaaaatgataagATAAAACTAGTAAGCTTTGAAGGGGATGAATTTATTGTGGATAAGTATACAGCTTCCATGTCCACagtaatatttaatatacttGAAG TTATGACTTCAGAAGAAGATACAATCCCCCTcccaaatataaaaacacaaattttaaaaaaaataattgaataTATGGAATATCATATCCATAACCCACCTGATGAAATACCCAAACCATTGATAACATCAAATTTGCAAGAC GTTGTCTCAGTTTGGGACTACGATTTTGTCAATACAGACAAAGAAACCCTTTACGAACTTATAGAG GCTTCCAATTATCTGGACATAAAGCCACTCTTGGATCTAACTTGCGGAAAAATTGCTTCAATGATGAAAGATAAAACAACGGAAGAAATTCGAGCAGAGTTTGATATCGTAAATGATTTTACAAGAGAAGAGGAGATGCAG ATACGAGAAGAAAACAAATGGTGTGGAGACATTTGA
- a CDS encoding U1 small nuclear ribonucleoprotein 70 kDa homolog, putative: MSAIGLPPHILILFQSRPLLDFHKPIKKKKPKEYSGISDFLNYFEDGKPPPKIKLESPKERKERKQKEKIAYNELILKEKKKEYDPFKNNDISSDPKKTLFIGRLSYEVNEKKLKKEFETYGKIKYVKVICDQNKKPRGYAFIEFEHTKSVTDAYNLADGKKIENRRILVDMERARTVKNWLPRRLGGGKGPSRGSDERKKMTHNVNWNALINKDKYRDDKRKHDDPYKNIPLYNERNDDGPYGNSSSRDHRSHRGSERSSKRDRNHRSRRSDSRDRHRHKHRKREHSRNRSRDRDRGRDRDRDRHRDRDRDRDRDRDRDRDRDRDRHRDKNRDRHNDKEETFRNNMNSQENGNYNNGDTDEMNNSNEHNEGYE, translated from the coding sequence ATGTCTGCCATTGGTTTGCCTcctcatattttaattttatttcaatcGAGGCCATTATTAGACTTTCATAAACcaattaaaaagaaaaaaccaAAAGAATATAGTGGGATAAgtgattttttaaattattttgaagaTGGTAAACCACCACCTAAGATAAAATTAGAAAGCCCTaaagaaagaaaagaacgaaaacaaaaagaaaaaatagcttataatgaattaattctaaaagagaaaaaaaaagaatatgatccatttaaaaataatgatatatctAGTGATCCTAAAAaaactttatttattggtAGATTATCATATGaagtaaatgaaaaaaaattaaaaaaagaatttgaaacatatggaaaaataaaatatgttaaggTTATTTGtgatcaaaataaaaaaccaAGAGGTTATGCTTTCATAGAATTTGAACATACAAAAAGTGTAACAGATGCTTATAATTTAGCagatggaaaaaaaattgaaaatagaAGAATATTAGTAGATATGGAAAGAGCAAGAACAGTTAAAAACTGGCTACCTAGAAGATTAGGAGGTGGAAAAGGTCCTTCTAGGGGTTCAGacgaaagaaaaaagatgaCACACAATGTAAATTGGAATgctttaattaataaagaCAAGTATAGAGATGACAAAAGAAAACATGATGatccatataaaaatatcccATTATATAATGAGAGAAATGATGATGGTCCATATGGAAATAGTAGCTCAAGAGATCATAGGTCACATAGGGGTAGTGAAAGAAGTTCCAAAAGGGATAGAAATCATAGAAGCCGTAGAAGCGATTCTCGTGATAGGCATCGTCATAAGCATCGCAAGAGAGAACACAGTAGGAATCGAAGTAGAGACAGGGATAGGGGCAGAGATCGAGACCGAGATAGACATAGAGATAGGGACAGGGACAGGGACAGAGACCGGGATAGAGACCGAGATAGAGACAGAGATAGACATCGGGATAAAAATAGAGATAGGCATAATGATAAGGAAGAAACATTcagaaataatatgaatagcCAAGAAAATGGAAACTATAACAATGGTGACACGGACGAAATGAATAACAGTAATGAACATAATGAAGGGTATGAATAA
- a CDS encoding CLAMP domain-containing protein, putative has protein sequence MEESDIKFFTYIDIKKKDMRKIITMCNKRKQKKILMKKLNMDFGEKNIKINANTKKAFLRINNFLPVGINNEEMENDQEDFRKVWMEKNTINCLYDLSLYNMNKVKKRKMKKIVTDLFYNILIYCIGINLSIREISTFLSIQKYIFLKLVNGYENIINLFLQFKNIILKHSINRKPNYIKIFSYSSTKLLIKYSINNFFKKFAFYKFIFNPIYKINFECQTNQIFDLNICDDKCYDIRDVEKLNDTIQFYNFENAEELNRVKDLVKLNVGSVSNFENKNNDSFEKEFQNYLDKYNIKKDLNIFEVNKYKTDKNLQKVFNNIKKKSNCPTKFCENCETQKKKNFEKDTSKEQIIKKANNLYSDLEERVITRLNRLLGN, from the exons ATGGAAGAGAGTgatatcaaattttttacctacatagatattaaaaaaaaggatatgaggaaaattataacaatgtgtaacaaaagaaaacaaaaaaaaattttgatgaaAAAGTTGAATATGGATTTtggtgaaaaaaatataaaaataaatgcaaatacaaaaaaagcGTTTTTAAGAATTAATAACTTTTTACCTGTCGGAATAAACAATGAAGAGATGGAAAACGATCAAGAAGATTTTAGAAAAGTTTggatggaaaaaaatacaataaattgtttatacgatttatcattatataatatgaacaaagtgaaaaaaagaaaaatgaaaaaaattgtgaCGGATTTAttctataatatattaatttattgtaTAGGAATAAATTTGTCTATTCGTGAAATATCTACATTCTTGtctatacaaaaatatatatttttaaagctTGTAAATggttatgaaaatataataaatctttttttacaatttaaaaatattattttaaaacattctATTAATAGAAAaccaaattatattaaaattttttcatattcatctaccaaattattaattaaatattcaataaacaatttttttaaaaaattcgcattttataaatttatatttaatccgatttataaaataaattttgaatgTCAAACTAATCAAATATTTGACCTTAACATATGTGATGACAAATGTTATGACATTAGGGATGTAGAAAAGTTAAATGACACCATAcaattttacaattttgaGAATGCTGAAGAGCTGAACCGAGTCAAGGATTTAGTAAAAC TTAACGTAGGAAGTGTAAgcaattttgaaaataaaaataatgatagcTTTGAAAAAGAgtttcaaaattatttggataaatataacatcAAGAAGGATctcaatatttttgaagttaataaatataaaacggataaaaatttacaaaaggTATTTAacaacattaaaaaaaaatccaaCTGCCCCACAAAATTTTGTGAAAATTGTGAAacccaaaaaaaaaaaaatttcgaAAAAGACACATCCAAAGAGCAGATCATAAAAAAG GCTAACAATTTATATAGCGACTTAGAGGAAAGAGTCATTACGCGATTAAACCGTCTTTTGGGAAATTGA
- a CDS encoding NADH-cytochrome b5 reductase, putative, whose product MSYKVNNMFGISASNFLISALVVATSIILVVWGKSKWNKKKELFMLYSKKHEYEEIDIKSKSDENKKFLNGKSQTLKLNDIITLTDTVKIYIFSYPSEYDNFGLGICKHIKFNGLNIKGKIQGKWNNNDDREKDLLEIYRSYTPVYINKKKKQVHFIIRIYKEDEHFIDGGKMSSHLDKLKTNNTINILGPYGLIEYKGNNELSHLSKSIKIKKHIVMIAGGTGMTPFFRLINHLLLTKKTNVEDEPVYITFIYANRNEQEILLKPIFDEYDANFENFQKVYSIDKCLDSTLKDTVDNIGYINIDLLKKYVLKYEKLNMPIKNSDTLVLLCGPPPMISSLSRLLKEELKMENVITL is encoded by the exons atgagtTACAAGGTTAACAATATGTTTGGAATTTCTGCAtcgaattttttaatctcAGCATTAGTTGTAGCTACTTCTATAATTTTAGTTGTTTGGGGGAAGAGTAAATGgaataaaaagaaagaattatttatgttgtATTCGAAAAAACATGAATATGAAGAAATAGATATAAAATCGAAaagtgatgaaaataaaaaatttttaaatggaaaaagtcaaacattaaaattaaatgatataataacatTAACAGATactgtaaaaatatatattttttcttaccCAAGTGAATATGACAATTTTGGTTTGGGGATATGTaagcatataaaatttaatggcttaaatataaaagggAAAATACAAGGGAAATGGAATAACAATGATGATAGAGAAAAAGATTTATTAGAAATTTATAGAAGTTATACAcctgtatatataaataaaaaaaaaaaacaagttcattttataattcgtatatataaagaagatGAACATTTTATAGATGGTGGAAAAATGAGCTCTCATCTTGATAAATTGAAAActaataatacaataaatatattaggtCCATATGGATTAATAGAATATAAAGGGAATAATGAACTTTCTCATTTATCAAAGtctattaaaattaaaaaacatatagtTATGATTGCTGGTGGAACTGGAATGACTCCCTTTTTTCGATTAATAAATCATTtgttattaacaaaaaagacAAATGTAGAAGACGAGCCTGTTTACATAACCTTCATATATGCAAACCGAAATGAACAAGAAATTTTACTCAAACCAA tTTTTGACGAATATGATGcaaattttgaaaactTCCAAAAAGTTTATAGTATAGACAAATGTTTAGATAGTACACTGAAGGACACAGTTGACAATATAggatatataaacatagacttattaaaaaaatatgttttaaaatatgaaaaattaaacatGCCTATTAAGAATAGCGATACACTAGTTTTATTATGCGGACCCCCACCTATGATATCCTCTCTAAGTCGGTTATTAAAAGaggaattaaaaatggaaaatgtCATCACTCTTTAG
- a CDS encoding ribosome biogenesis protein MRT4, putative: MPKSKRNITISLTKVKKKLNKKELKDQKFSELKKHASIQNIYIYALDVRTHSNNNLKKVIEYFKPSGGKFFIGKNKLMKLALGDDEKHEIKPNVSKIAELLVGNRILLITKDEPLKVIKFFNEFQPEEYIIHGNISKEDITLKCGDVLNVPVSMQKDLQKLKVNFDIVDQKIIIKEDKVLAEKDKLVSLENAKLLRMLNMKIGKFDISVLAYWHLNNFVSLMQK, translated from the exons ATGCCTAAATCAAAGAGAAATATAACTATATCTTTAActaaagttaaaaaaaagttaaataaaaaagaactTAAAGATCAAAAATTTTCAGAACTTAAGAAACATGCAAGCAtccaaaatatttacatttacGCATTAGATGTGAGAACccattcaaataataatctcAAAAAGGttattgaatattttaagcCATCAGGGGGAAA ATTTTttattggaaaaaataaattaatgaaGTTAGCTCTTGGAGATGATGAGAAACATGAAATAAAACCAAACGTTTCCAAAATAGCGGAG CTACTTGTAGGCAATAGAATCCTCTTAATAACAAAGGATGAACCATTAAAGGtcatcaaattttttaacgAATTTCAACCAGaggaatatattatacatggAAATATATCTAAAGAAGACATCACCCTAAAATGTGGAGACGTTTTAAATGTCCCTGTTTCGATGCAAAAagatttacaaaaattaaaagtaaACTTTGATATTGTTGAtcagaaaattataataaaggaAGATAAAGTATTAGCAGAAAAAGATAAACTTGTAAGCTTAGAAAATGCGAAATTATTAAGAATgctaaatatgaaaatcgGAAAATTTGATATTTCTGTTTTAGCTTATTGGCACTTAAACAATTTTGTTTCATTAATGCaaaaatag
- a CDS encoding alanine--tRNA ligase, putative yields MIICSFIILFLYIFLNTNKQVTLGIRINKAFKITDKNQLRTKKNNSSNSCVTNKILFIDEKKKNNLSVHVKRGKDRYLKSREKINDYMLFNHINPKLQNIGFATKSTYRYNLNRGHINSIFNFIYLLKGNNPKKYFITSTHKMNKSDSNNLKRYNAENEESAYLHIDQNVGSKQNEYKHMTSEQVRNNFINYFKNKNHTVVDSASVIPYNDNTLLFTNAGMNQFKKIFLGNVDKNSDLGKLKRCVDTQKCIRAGGKHNDLDDVGKDVYHHTFFEMLGNWSFGDYFKEESIEYAWDLLTNVYKINPDRLYVTYFGGDKNLPSCPPDLEAKKIWSKYLDEKRILPFGMKDNFWEMAETGPCGPCSEIHYDRIGNRDASDLVNKDDPSVLEIWNIVFMQYNKDEKKNMNKLPSPCIDTGMGLERITSILQNVQSNYDTDLFTPIFKQIKEIFNDIPNYQGKINEEDPDKIDYAYRVISDHIRCATIAISDGCIPSNEGRNYVIRRIIRRAVRVGKQVFNIKSNVLWFYKLVDSVCKILGNCFKDLQNEEKVNYIKNVIMQEELIFNKTLEKGVDQFNKIIKKCHQKQNNSNNLFSGKDAFDLYTSYGFPIDLIEIMCEEKNVKLNMEEFNTLFKKHQLVSDTNNFKINKIIDLPVEKAHEIKCKYNVLPTIDHHKYNWNNTFEIPKSKEENKDNLRLKSSVQIIYDGNFLDEIVHTDDDAKESSSGEKIENKQKKYALILKETNFYYENGGQIYDTGYIQNESMKFQVLNVQKMNDYILHIGVLLNGHIKKNDAIETVVDFERRKLIACNHTATHLLNFALRKVLTDQVNQKKNKCDNNGEKKESSLEDSSETRNKLEGSSIFNCDQKGSLVDDEKLRFDFSFIENINMDVLNKLETEINNIVKEELNVSVKTMDLNESKKIKGIRAIFEEDYADKVNVVFISKNADDVLNNLDINYTYLCSIELCGGTHIGNTKYIKEFIITSEESIGKGIHRINAVTNKKAEEINKKFNDIVAKYKHVFDDPNENKLTDVQNYKRILKEDKFLPLIKKNKILEDLEIIEKDIVEKKKNAQKELFNKAMSIGKLYATENKDNILLDIKLFTEINGNQKVLEKVAQAYTKANKNLSYFFIIHDENNTYCVLEIRDSLKGKGMQADTFMKQVMESVEGNSGGGKNKAFGSSGKDKGTTIKQAAEEVIKKYL; encoded by the coding sequence atgattatttgttcgtttatcattttgtttttatatatatttttgaacaCCAATAAGCAAGTTACATTAGGAATTCGAATAAATAAGGCGTTCAAAATAACTGATAAAAATCAATTAcgtacaaaaaaaaacaatagtAGCAACAGTTGCGTaactaataaaattttatttattgatgaaaaaaaaaaaaataatttgtcAGTTCATGTTAAGAGGGGAAAAGATAGGTATTTAAAAAGTcgtgaaaaaataaatgattatatGCTATTTAATCATATAAACCCAAAATTGCAGAATATTGGATTTGCAACAAAATCTACATACAGATATAATTTGAACAGGGGTCATATTAAtagtatatttaattttatttatttattaaaaggaaataacccgaaaaaatatttcataacaAGTACacacaaaatgaataaaagtGATAgcaataatttaaaaaggtATAATGCAGAGAATGAAGAAAGTgcatatttacatatagaTCAGAATGTAGGAAGCAAACAAAACGAATACAAACATATGACATCAGAACAAGTgcgaaataattttattaattattttaaaaataaaaatcataCAGTAGTTGATAGTGCATCAGTTATAccatataatgataatactttattatttacaaatgCGGGTATGaatcaatttaaaaaaatatttcttggAAATGTCGACAAAAATAGTGATTTAggtaaattaaaaagatgTGTAGATACCCAGAAATGTATTCGAGCTGGTGGTAAACATAATGATTTAGATGATGTTGGTAAAGATGTATATCatcatacattttttgaaatgcTTGGTAATTGGAGTTTTGGTgattattttaaagaagAAAGTATTGAATATGCATGGGATTTATTGAcaaatgtttataaaataaatccaGATAGACTATATGTAACATATTTTGGTggtgataaaaatttaccTAGTTGCCCACCAGATTTagaagcaaaaaaaatatggtcaaaatatttagatGAAAAACGTATATTACCATTTGGAATGAAAGATAATTTTTGGGAAATGGCAGAAACAGGACCATGTGGGCCATGCTCAGAAATTCATTATGATAGAATTGGTAATAGAGATGCATCTGATCTTGTAAATAAAGATGATCCAAGTGTTTTAGAAATATGGAATATTGTATTTATGCAGTAtaataaagatgaaaagaaaaatatgaacaaattaCCATCCCCTTGTATTGATACGGGTATGGGATTAGAAAGAATAACATCgattttacaaaatgttCAAAGTAATTATGATACTGATTTATTTACACCTATTttcaaacaaataaaagaaattttCAATGATATACCTAACTATCAaggaaaaattaatgaagAGGACCCAGATAAAATCGATTATGCATATAGAGTTATAAGTGATCATATCAGATGTGCTACTATTGCAATAAGTGATGGATGTATTCCTAGTAATGAGGGTCGAAACTATGTTATAAGAAGAATAATCAGAAGAGCAGTTCGAGTGGGTAAACaagtttttaatataaaaagtaatGTACTAtggttttataaattagtTGACTCtgtttgtaaaatattaggAAATTGCTTTAAAGATTtacaaaatgaagaaaaggttaattatatcaaaaatgtTATCATGCAAGAggaattaatatttaacaaAACATTGGAAAAGGGTGTTGAccaatttaataaaattattaaaaaatgtcatcaaaaacaaaacaataGTAATAACCTTTTCAGTGGTAAAGATGCATTCGATTTGTATACCTCTTATGGGTTTCCAATCGATTTAATTGAAATTATGtgtgaagaaaaaaatgttaaattGAATATGGAAGAATTCAATACattgtttaaaaaacatCAGCTAGTTTCTGATAcgaataattttaaaataaataaaattatcgATTTACCAGTAGAAAAGGCacatgaaataaaatgtaaGTACAACGTTTTACCTACAATAGATcatcataaatataattggaACAATACTTTTGAAATCCCCAAAagtaaagaagaaaataaagataactTAAGGTTGAAATCATCTGTTCAGATTATTTATGATGGTAACTTTTTAGACGAAATAGTGCATACCGATGACGATGCAAAGGAAAGTTCATCAGGTGAAAAAATAGAGAATAAGCAAAAGAAATATGCATTAATTTTGAAGGAAacgaatttttattacgaAAATGGTGgacaaatatatgatactggatatattcaaaatgaatCCATGAAATTTCAAGTATTAAACGTGCAAAAGATGAAcgattatatattacatattggAGTTCTCTTAAATGGtcacattaaaaaaaacgatgCAATAGAAACTGTTGTTGATTTTGAAAGAAGAAAACTTATAGCTTGTAATCACACAGCTACTCATTTGTTAAACTTTGCCTTAAGAAAAGTTTTAACAGATCAAGtgaatcaaaaaaaaaataaatgcgATAATAAtggtgaaaaaaaagagagTTCTTTAGAAGATTCTAGTGAAACTAGGAACAAATTGGAAGGAAGCtcaatttttaattgcGACCAGAAGGGTTCTTTGGTTGATGATGAAAAACTTAGATTTGATTTTTCGTtcattgaaaatataaatatggatGTACTAAACAAACTTGAAactgaaataaataatattgtaaaAGAAGAATTGAATGTATCAGTTAAGACTATGGATTTAAatgaaagtaaaaaaataaaaggaatTCGAGCAATTTTTGAAGAAGATTATGCAGATAAAGTAAATGttgtttttataagtaAAAATGCTGATGatgtattaaataatttagatattaattatacttATCTTTGTTCAATTGAATTATGTGGAGGAACCCATATtggaaatacaaaatatattaaagaaTTTATCATTACTTCAGAGGAAAGCATAGGTAAAGGAATTCATCGAATCAATGCagttacaaataaaaaagcagaagaaataaacaaaaaatttaatgataTAGTTGCTAAATATAAGCACGTTTTCGATGACCccaatgaaaataaattaacagATGTACAAAACTACAAAAGAATTTTAAAAGAAGATAAGTTTTTGCCactcattaaaaaaaataaaatattagaagatttagaaataattgaaaaagatattgtcgaaaaaaaaaaaaatgcgcAAAAGGAATTGTTTAATAAAGCAATGAGTATAGGTAAATTATATGCTACAGAAAATAaggataatattttattggatataaaattatttactgAAATAAATGGAAATCAAAAAGTCTTAGAAAAAGTTGCTCAAGCATATACTAAGGCTAATAAGAACTtaagctatttttttattattcatgaCGAAAACAATACTTATTGTGTTCTTGAAATAAGAGATTCTTTGAAAGGCAAAGGAATGCAAGCAGATACCTTTATGAAGCAAGTAATGGAATCAGTAGAAGGAAATTCTGGTGGTGGAAAAAACAAAGCTTTTGGTTCCTCAGGAAAGGATAAAGGCACAACAATAAAACAAGCTGCAGAAGAAGTAATCAAGAAATATCTATAA